AAGAGCATTGGTGTACTTCCTACTTGGATAATTTCCATGGATTGGAGTTTTGGACATGCAGTTTCTAATGGGGTAGCATACTGGATTATGCGAGCGGAAAAGGATTATAGCTTTCATCTTGTGTCGTTAGATACCGGCAGTGAGGTATTTGAAAAAGTGTTACTGCCAGAGGCTACTTGGGAGAGCCTTAATGTTGATATTTCCAATGACATTCAGCCTTACAAGGAGTCAGTTTGCTTATTGAAAAGTGAGCTAGACTACCGCATCGACATATGGGTTCTCCAGGAGAGGTGTTTAAACAAGCTGCACACTGTTTGGTTTCCTGGAAGGTCTCCTGTACCGTTGGGCTTTAAAACGAATGATGAACACCTTGTGAAGTACCGAAAGCATGGTCGATGCCAATATCTGGCTATATACAATCTTCAAACGAAGATGAGTACAGCTTGTTTGAAGATATAGAAAATGATTGGTGTTACATTTTGCGAAGAGGGGAAAGGGGGATCAAGGGAAATTCTCTACAACTAAAGACCTAAAGACAGAACATTAAAGAGACTTGCAATTCCAAGGTCACATTCTTCATATTCAAAACAAGAGCTTAAGAAACAAGGTAAAATATAACCCATTTACTTTggcaataaaaagaaataaagtaggaaattttgacagaaattaaagaattgTATTATAATCTTTTGGTGTAAAAAAATGTTGTACATACAAAATGAATACTGATCAGCCAGCTAGTCACTTGACTGTTCACCAACTccaaaaaatcagaatttacAAAACTAACTACATGTGTACATAAGTGGGAAGAATAGGACTATGAATGAGACGAGCCCCGTAGACACGAGGTGCTGCAACAGGAAAGCAAGGGCGACGGAGGATCACAGGAGCGGGCTGCCAATATCGCACGATTGTTGGGCTAATTCCATACAAGCAGCCTTGAGACATCCCAGCCACAGACCTAAACGTTGCGTTCATCTTGGAGAACACAGCGGCAGTCAACAAACTGTCCGAACCCGCTTGATGAGCTTCACCGGAACGCTCCACATCAAGAAGCTTGGCCACCCTTGCCAATCCAATTTCACCGCCAAAGAATCCCCGGCAGTAGCGAGCCATGAATTTGACATCATAAATGGTGCCAAAAACTACACCAAGAGCCTTTGCAAACATCACCACTGAATCGGGCAGAGGCTTTTGGGTCAAGAGCTTGAGCAAATAGGCCAGGTCATAAAGGCCATGAAAGCAAACCCATGTCGAATCATGCAACCCTCTGTGGATTCTAAGGACGCGCAGAAACCCGAACACAAACTCCGCAACAGAAATCCCAAATTGCCCAAGTCTCGCAAAATCAAGACCGTTCCTTTTGAGTAGAGAAATGGAAGCGACAACATGAGGGTCAGATTTCTCATTGAACCCAGACTGTCAAAGAAATAGGCACCAACCATTCTTTGGTCCAAACAAGGGGGTGCCTAACTCATGGTCAAAAATGGGggtacctaacttaggcattctttggtcaaaataagaggtgcctaacttaggcattctttggtcaaaaataaggggtacctaacttaggcaatctttggtcaaaataaggggtgcctaacttaggcaacctatgttcttttgaagcctatataaatccccacaactctcatttgtaatgcatcccaaaaagaattagagagagtttgagagaaaagcttaagagcaaagcttgtgaaagaattttgtgagaaaaattcttagtataatttggggtgggttgtgagttgtgagtgttgtaaacactttgtatattttctccctttagtaaaatgatctgcagcaggtccggagacgtaggcacaattggctgaactccgttatcaaatttgtgtgtcttatttctTCTGTTATTTCGCATTCTCACTAATCTGGTTTATAGGGAAATCTGCGTCATTTCCTAACaactggtatcagagcatttggtggtgattctgtcaattttttgCGAGGAATTGTCAGAAACGATCCATAGGAAGTCAGATTCGAGTGGGAGCGATGGCTGCAGACGAAGggaagatgaaaattgaaaagttcgACGGTGCGGACTTCGGCTTTTGGAAGATGCAGATCGAAGATTATCTGCATCAGAAAAAGCTTTATCAACCTCTTTCAGAAAATAAGCCAGAGGGTATGAATGATGAAGACTGGACTCTTCTTGACAGACAAGCCCTCGGAGTTATCCGATTGACGCTATCCCGCAATGTTGCTTTCAacatagcaaaagaaaagaccacGGCAGGTCTTATGGCGGCTCTTTCCAGTATGTATGAGAAACCATCAGCCTCTAacaaagttcacttgatgAGGCGGTTATTCAATTTGCGGATGACGGAAGGCGCATCGGTAGCTCAACATCTCAATGAACTCAATACAGTCACAACCCAGTTGAGTTCagttggaattgaatttgatgaagaagtacGAGCATTGATACTTTTGTCTTCTCTACCAGAAAGTTGGAATGCTACTGTCACGGCTGTGAGTAGCTCGTCGGGAAGCAATAAGTTGACATTTGATGATGTTCGTGATCTGGTTCTCAGTGAAGAGATCCGACGGAGAGAGTCGGGTGAATCGTCAAcctcttctgttttgcatacagagtcaagaggaagaaattcaACCAGAGGGAAT
The window above is part of the Prunus dulcis chromosome 1, ALMONDv2, whole genome shotgun sequence genome. Proteins encoded here:
- the LOC117615411 gene encoding putative F-box protein At3g21120, producing MKYVGLPVTNLSRPPNSEYHRVLAFGFNPGLNDYKVVRLVTIYRQHYIEVEVYSLSTHCWKSIGVLPTWIISMDWSFGHAVSNGVAYWIMRAEKDYSFHLVSLDTGSEVFEKVLLPEATWESLNVDISNDIQPYKESVCLLKSELDYRIDIWVLQERCLNKLHTVWFPGRSPVPLGFKTNDEHLVKYRKHGRCQYLAIYNLQTKMSTACLKI
- the LOC117615510 gene encoding putative CCR4-associated factor 1 homolog 8 → MKIRGVWAHNFHQELSQFDHCLHRFPVISFDTEFPGFLRDTPRDALEDQRYEDVKFNVESLKLLQLGFTLSDAHGNIGGTWEFHLSGFNEKSDPHVVASISLLKRNGLDFARLGQFGISVAEFVFGFLRVLRIHRGLHDSTWVCFHGLYDLAYLLKLLTQKPLPDSVVMFAKALGVVFGTIYDVKFMARYCRGFFGGEIGLARVAKLLDVERSGEAHQAGSDSLLTAAVFSKMNATFRSVAGMSQGCLYGISPTIVRYWQPAPVILRRPCFPVAAPRVYGARLIHSPILPTYVHM